In Streptomyces sp. 71268, the DNA window TGCATGCCGCGACCGTAGCGGCGCCCTGTCCCCCACGCACGCCAGTTCCGCCCGCCGAGCGCCCTCCCGTGCGCCCCGGCGCCCCGACACCCCCGGCCGGCCACGCGCGCGGGCGGAGCGGGAGCGCGTGGGCGGGGCGGGAGCGCGTGTGGGCGCGCGCCGGTGCGCGGGGCGGGGGCGCGCTGCGTACGGGAGACGCGGCGCGCTTTGACCTCTGCCCGGCATGGGTAACTTACGTGCGTTTCACCACTGTTCACCCCGTGAGGCCCTCTCGCGGGCTACTTCGGAGGAAGTGCACCAGAAGCTATGGACCTCCACCTCACCGGCAAGAAGGCCCTCGTCACCGGCGCCAGCCGCGGCACCGGTCTCGCCATCACCAAGGCCCTGTTGGCGGAGGGTGTGCGCGTGGCCGGCTGCGCGCGCACCCTCACGCCCGCGCTGAAGGAATCCGGCGCCGTTCCGATCGCGTGCGACGTCACCGCGCCCGACGGGCCGCGCGACCTGGTCGCGGAGGCCGCGGACACGCTGGACGGGCTCGACTTCCTCGTCAACAACGTGGGTGGCAAGGACACCTACAACTCGGGCGGTTTCCTCGCCCTGGACGACGCCGAATGGCAGCGGACGCTGGACCTCAACTTCACCAGCGCCGTGCGCGTCACCCGGGCCGCCCTGCCGCACCTGCTGCGCCAAGGCGGCGTCATCGTCAACATCTCCTCGACGGCGGCCCGCGTCCCGGCGCCCACGACGGTGGACTACGGGGCGGCCAAGGCGGCGCTGAACGCGCTGACCAAGGCGCTGGACCAGGAGTTCGGACCGCAGGGAGTGCGGGCCCTGACCGTCTCGCCCGGCCCGATCAACATCGAGCGCTGGACCGACCCGGACGGCCCGGCGGCCATCCTGGCCGCGGCGTTCGGCGTCCCGCAGGACGAGGTGGTGGCCCACCTGCCGAAGCGCTTCGGGCTGACGACCGGGCACATCGCGGAGCCGGCCCACATCGGTTCGCTCGTCGCCTTCCTGCTCTCCGGCCAGGCGGCCAGCATCGCCGGTGCCGACGTCCGGGTGGACGACGGGCTGGTCAAGGCCGTCTGACAGCCACCCCCGACCCGCCACCGCCCCGCCGCACCCCGCCCCGCCCCGCCCCGCCCCGCCGCGCTCCGCGACGCCACGACGTGGCCCCGCCGGGTCGCCGCGGCGGCGGGGCGCGGACGTCAGGCCCCCACGGTGCCGTCGATGCCCTCGCGCAGGAAGTCGGCGTGCCCGTTGTGCCGCGCGTACTCGTGGATCAGGTGGAGCATGACCAGCCGCAGCGACACGTCCGTGCCCCAGCGGGGCTGGTGGCCGGTCACCTCCAGGGACGGGGCCGCCCGCTCGACGCGCCGGGCGTGCTCCACCTCGGCGCGCCAGGCGGCGAACGCCTCCGGCGCGGAGGCCGAGCGCGCGTCGTACGCCTCCTGGTAGTCGCCCTCGGCGGACCAGACGAGCGGGACGTCCTCGCCGCCGATCACCCGGCGGAACCAGGTGCGCTCCACCTCGGCCATGTGCCGCACCAGGCCGAGCAGGGTCAGTGTGGACGGCGGCATGGAGCGCTCGCGCAACTCCTCCTCGGTCAGGCCCGCGCACTTCATGGCGAGCGTGGCGCGGTGGAAGTCGAGGTAGGCGCGGAGCGTCTCGCGCTCGTCGCCGGTCATCGGCGGGTCGATCCGCCGGCTCCAGTCGGGTGGGACGAGGGACTCACTGCTCACGGCGGCACTCCGGTTCGGCAAGGGGCTCGGCTACGACTGAACAGCGCGCTCGCGGACGCCGGGGCGCGCTCGGCCCGGCCACGAGCGGGCGACCGGCACGCGGGGAGCGTACGCGAGACCCCCGCCGGCCCACCCGCCGGGCATGACGCCCCCGAGCCGCGCCACCCGGACCAGCGCGAAGGCGGGCCCCGCCCAGTTGTTACCGCATAGTCAACAACTTGCGCACAAGGGATTGACTGCCTTGCTGACACGCAGTCTCATAAGAGCGTGACCGCGGGTAACCCATCAGCGAGGTGTCCTCAGCCATGACTGCGACGATGAACGAGATCGAGATGCTCCGGGACGCCCTCGGACTGCTCAAGGACCGCGAGCAGGTGGCCGAGCGCCTCCTCGACTCCTCCGCCAAGCACTCCTTCGACCCGGACAAGGAGTTGGACTGGGACGCGCCCTTCGAGGAGGGCAAGTGGTTCTGGCCGCCGGAGCTGGTCTCGCTCTACGACACCCCGATGTGGCAGCGGATGTCGGAGGAGCAGCGGATACAGCTCTCCCGCCACGAGTCGGCGGCCCTGGCCTCGCTCGGCATCTGGTTCGAGATCATCCTCATGCAGCTCCTGATCCGGCACATCTACGACCGCCCGACCACCAGCGCGCACGTGCGGTACGCGCTGACCGAGATCGCCGACGAGTGCCGGCACTCGATGATGTTCGCGCGGCTCATCCAGAAGTCGGACGTCCCCGCGTACCCGGTCACGCGGCTGCACCACAACCTCGGTCGCCTCTTCAAGACCATCTCCACCACGCCGGGTTCCTTCACCGCCACCCTGCTGGGCGAGGAGATACTCGACTGGATGCAGCGGCTCACCTTCCCGGACGAGCGCATCCAGCCGCTGGTGCGCGGCGTCACCCGCATCCACGTCGTGGAGGAGGCCCGCCACGTGCGCTACGCGCGCGAGGAGTTGCGCCGCCAGATGGTGACCGCGCCGCGCTGGGAGGCCGAGTACACCCGGCTGGTCTCCGGCGAGTTCGCCCGCATCTTCTCCGTCGCCTTCATCAACCCGAAGGTCTACTCGGACGTCGGGCTCGACCGTCGGGAGGCCGTGGCCCAGGTCAAGGCCAGCGGCCACCGCCGCGAGGTGATGCAGACCGGCGCGAAGCGGCTGACGGACTTCCTGGACGACATCGGCGTGCTGCGCGGCGTGGGCCGCAAGCTGTGGCAGAGCAGCGGACTGCTGGCCTGACGCCACCCCCGCCGGCGCGGCACCGGCCACCTCGCACGGGTGGCCGGCCGCCGGGCCTCCCGTAGGTCCCGGCCCGTCGCCGCACCCGCCGGATAGGCTGCTCGTATGAGAGGCAGCCCTTCATGACCAGCGGCGGAACCGCCCCCGCGGCCACCGCACGGCCCGCGCCCCGTGGCGCCTACCGCAGGCTCAGCGTCGAGGAGCGCCGCGCCGAACTGCTCGCCGCGGCGCTCGGACTCTTCGCCCACCGCCCGCCGGAGGACGTCTCGTTGGACGACGTCGCGGCGGCGGCCGGCGCCTCCCGGCCGCTGGTCTACCGGTACTTCCCCGGCGGCAAGCAGCAGTTGTACGAGGCGGCCATCGGCAGCGCGGCCGAGCAGTTGCGGGGCTGCTTCACCGAGCCGCAGACCGGGCCGCCCACCCAGCGGCTGAGCCGGGTCCTGACCCGCTACCTCACCTTCGTGGACGAGCACGACGCGGGGTTCTCCGCGCTGCTCCGGGGCGGCGGCGTCGCCGAGACCTCCCGGACCAACGCCATCGTGGACGGCGTGCGCCGCGCCGCCGCCGAGCAGATCCTCATCCACCTCGGCACGCCCGAACCCGGCCCACGGCTGCGGATGATGGTGCGGGTGTGGATCACGGCGGTGGAGGCCGCGTCGCTCATCTGGCTCGACGAGGGGAAGCAGCCGCCGCTGGACGAGCTGCGCACCTGGCTGGTGGACCACTTCGTGGCGCTGCTGACGGCGACCGCCGCGCGCGACGAGGAGACCGCGCGGGTGGCGCGGGCGACCCTCGCGCTGGAGGGTTCGGAGGGCGCCGTCGCCGACCTGACCCGCCGCATCCTGCCCCTGGTCGACGACGCCGCGCACCTGCTCTGAGCCGGGCCCTCGCGCCCGCACCGAGCTGGCCCCTCGTCGCGTCCGCGCGGCCGCCCGCCGGGCCGCGCGGCCAGCACACCGCCACGGTTCGGAGCGGCGCCATCGATGTGACACTGGGGGCGTGAGAAGCGTAGAGACGCCCTTCGTCGGCGGGCCGCTGGACGGTCGCGTACTGCCGGTGCTGACCGGCGCGACCGGGCAGCCGCCCAGGACGTACGAGGTGCCGGTGCCCAACGACGACGGCACCCCGCCGACGGTGTACGTCTACGTCCGCGTCCCCGTCGCCCTCTCCCGCCGCCTCGGCGTGCCCCGGGGCTGGCAGTACGAGTACGCCCCGGAGGGCAGGCCGCGCGAGGGTCTCAAGTGGCCCTGGTCCCGCCCGAACCGCTGACC includes these proteins:
- a CDS encoding DinB family protein; the encoded protein is MTGDERETLRAYLDFHRATLAMKCAGLTEEELRERSMPPSTLTLLGLVRHMAEVERTWFRRVIGGEDVPLVWSAEGDYQEAYDARSASAPEAFAAWRAEVEHARRVERAAPSLEVTGHQPRWGTDVSLRLVMLHLIHEYARHNGHADFLREGIDGTVGA
- a CDS encoding SDR family NAD(P)-dependent oxidoreductase, with translation MDLHLTGKKALVTGASRGTGLAITKALLAEGVRVAGCARTLTPALKESGAVPIACDVTAPDGPRDLVAEAADTLDGLDFLVNNVGGKDTYNSGGFLALDDAEWQRTLDLNFTSAVRVTRAALPHLLRQGGVIVNISSTAARVPAPTTVDYGAAKAALNALTKALDQEFGPQGVRALTVSPGPINIERWTDPDGPAAILAAAFGVPQDEVVAHLPKRFGLTTGHIAEPAHIGSLVAFLLSGQAASIAGADVRVDDGLVKAV
- a CDS encoding TetR/AcrR family transcriptional regulator; translation: MTSGGTAPAATARPAPRGAYRRLSVEERRAELLAAALGLFAHRPPEDVSLDDVAAAAGASRPLVYRYFPGGKQQLYEAAIGSAAEQLRGCFTEPQTGPPTQRLSRVLTRYLTFVDEHDAGFSALLRGGGVAETSRTNAIVDGVRRAAAEQILIHLGTPEPGPRLRMMVRVWITAVEAASLIWLDEGKQPPLDELRTWLVDHFVALLTATAARDEETARVARATLALEGSEGAVADLTRRILPLVDDAAHLL
- a CDS encoding diiron oxygenase, whose amino-acid sequence is MTATMNEIEMLRDALGLLKDREQVAERLLDSSAKHSFDPDKELDWDAPFEEGKWFWPPELVSLYDTPMWQRMSEEQRIQLSRHESAALASLGIWFEIILMQLLIRHIYDRPTTSAHVRYALTEIADECRHSMMFARLIQKSDVPAYPVTRLHHNLGRLFKTISTTPGSFTATLLGEEILDWMQRLTFPDERIQPLVRGVTRIHVVEEARHVRYAREELRRQMVTAPRWEAEYTRLVSGEFARIFSVAFINPKVYSDVGLDRREAVAQVKASGHRREVMQTGAKRLTDFLDDIGVLRGVGRKLWQSSGLLA